GGCCCGGCGATCCCAAGGTGCGGATCCACCGCGATCCCGACATCAAGCCCGAGCAGTATCCTGAGATCCTCGATGGCGCCGAGATCGCGATCGTCGACCACACCGCGCTGCCGACCGAGGTCGCGAAGAAGTGCGCAGGGCTCAAGCACGTGGTGTTCCTCGGCACCGGCGCGCGCAGCTACATGAATCCGGAGGAGCTTAGCCAGCTCGGCATCTCCGTGCATCTGATCAAGGGCTATGGCGACACGGCCGTCGCGGAATCCGCGATCGCGCTGATGTGGGCCTCGGCTCGGGTCATCGCGATGATGGATCGCGAGATGCGCGTCGGCAACTGGCTGCGCGAGGACGGCATGCAGCTCACCGGCAAGACGCTCGGCCTCGTCGGCTTCGGCGGCATTGCCGCGGAAGTCGCGCGCATCGCCTCGGGCAGCGGCATGAAGGTGATCGCCTGGAACCGCTCGCCGAAGAGCCATCCGGGCGTGGAATTCACCGATCTCGACACGGTGCTGGCCAGAAGCGACGTGGTCTCGCTGCATCTGTTGCTCAACGACGAGACGCGCGGCATGATCACACGCGAGAAGATCGCCAGAATGAAGGCCGGCGTCGTCCTCATCAACACGGCGCGCGGCGCCATCGTCGACGAGCAAGCGATGATCGACGCGCTGAAGTCGGGGCATATCCGCCATGCCGGCCTCGACGTCTTCAACATCGAGCCCCTTCCCGGCGACCATCCGCTGACCAAGCTGCCGAACGTGACGCTGTCGGCGCACTCGGCGTTCCGCACACCGGAGGCCAGCGAAAACCTGATCTTTGCGGCGTGGGAGCACTGTCGCCGGATCGCGAAAGGATAAGAACGACAACAATGGCCGATTACCGCACCATCAAAGCCGAGCCCCTCACCAACGTCATCCGCGCCATCGCCAGGGCGGG
The DNA window shown above is from Bradyrhizobium sp. CB1650 and carries:
- a CDS encoding NAD(P)-dependent oxidoreductase: MRGVFVDANKALAVIMERLTRPGDPKVRIHRDPDIKPEQYPEILDGAEIAIVDHTALPTEVAKKCAGLKHVVFLGTGARSYMNPEELSQLGISVHLIKGYGDTAVAESAIALMWASARVIAMMDREMRVGNWLREDGMQLTGKTLGLVGFGGIAAEVARIASGSGMKVIAWNRSPKSHPGVEFTDLDTVLARSDVVSLHLLLNDETRGMITREKIARMKAGVVLINTARGAIVDEQAMIDALKSGHIRHAGLDVFNIEPLPGDHPLTKLPNVTLSAHSAFRTPEASENLIFAAWEHCRRIAKG